Proteins from one Cicer arietinum cultivar CDC Frontier isolate Library 1 chromosome 3, Cicar.CDCFrontier_v2.0, whole genome shotgun sequence genomic window:
- the LOC140919670 gene encoding uncharacterized protein → MNRSCYKQGKHKVDEYISIIDALTPADVIWRPWENHRGVIPFDDITFYTDPARLFDVDVEWLGYVTPVTELFHKLRPATNPSECEDGYLEWFYQVSHPLLVRPDGVP, encoded by the exons ATGAATAGATCGTGCTACAAACAAGGCAAGCATAAGGTCGATGAATACATAAGTATTATTGATGCATTGACACCTGCAGATGTTATATGGAGACCATGGGAGAATCATAGGGGTGTCATTCCTTTTGATGATATCACGTTTTATACTG ATCCTGCTAGATTATTTGATGTAGATGTGGAATGGTTGGGATATGTGACGCCAGTGACAGAGCTATTTCACAAGCTTCGTCCAGCTACAAATCCATCTGAGTGTGAAGATGGATATTTGGAGTGGTTCTATCAGGTGTCTCATCCACTGCTGGTGCGACCAGATGGTGTACCTTAG